From Paralcaligenes sp. KSB-10:
GGGAAAACGGCACAACGAGAGTCAGGGCCCGGTCTGGAAAACCGGCAGCCTGGGAGGCCGTTGCAACACCGAACAACACGGTACAGGCCAGGAATACGACACGTAGTTTTTCATGCAGCGCCACCATACATCTCTCCTTATAAGGACAGAACACAAGCAAGGACATGCAAACCTGTACCGGGCTTCCGAGTACCCGCAAGGCAGGGGACGGGAATCCGTCAGGAAGCTCCTGTGAAATCCATATCGAGTTCACAATCGGAAGGAGGAACGAACATTTTCTGGTAAGAAATAGGCTGCTGGCCCCGGGTCTTGCCATGAATATTGATTTTCAGCGCCCAGCTTCCCGGCGCCAGATCCATGAGCGTTGCAATGCGCGGCTCCAGCCGCACAAGACGGGCACCGCCTTTGGCCTCGACGGTGGGATACCCGAACTCCATTTCCAGGATTTCCTTGAGATTGACGTCTTCCAATCTGGCGGCGGGTATATCGAGCATTCCCTCAAACAGCGACTTCGGCAAATACAGCTCGCTGACACACGCGAAGCGCTCATCGATTGAAATGCGCCGGTCGATGCGTATGTAGCCCTGGGCATCGGGCCCCAGGGTTTTCGTCCAGGGCCCATCGCCCACCACGGTACGCCCTATCAGGTGCGCAAACACAGGTAGGTGTTCGCCGGTGGCCGGATCGGTAAAGCGGTAGTGCCATGATTTTTGTATGGCGCGCCGCGGCTGGCCGATAAATGTGCCGATACCGTGCTTGCGGACCAGATACCCTTCGGCCGCCAGAGTTCCCAAGGCCTTCTGGGTGGTTCCCAGGCTGATGCTTAACAAATCGCCCAGCGCTTTTTCCGGAGGAAGTTTGTCCTGATAGCGCAACTGGCCATCGTTGACCGCCTGGATAATCGATTCACGCAGTTGGGCGTGTTTGCTCAAGCCCAGCGGGCCCAGGCGGAAAAAATACCGGGATATGGCATTGGCGGGAGAAAGGACAGAATCGTCGGCGCGCATTTCCAGCTTCGTTTTCGTAATGTGTCCGCACTATACCAAAGATAAAG
This genomic window contains:
- a CDS encoding GntR family transcriptional regulator, translating into MRADDSVLSPANAISRYFFRLGPLGLSKHAQLRESIIQAVNDGQLRYQDKLPPEKALGDLLSISLGTTQKALGTLAAEGYLVRKHGIGTFIGQPRRAIQKSWHYRFTDPATGEHLPVFAHLIGRTVVGDGPWTKTLGPDAQGYIRIDRRISIDERFACVSELYLPKSLFEGMLDIPAARLEDVNLKEILEMEFGYPTVEAKGGARLVRLEPRIATLMDLAPGSWALKINIHGKTRGQQPISYQKMFVPPSDCELDMDFTGAS